Sequence from the Argopecten irradians isolate NY chromosome 12, Ai_NY, whole genome shotgun sequence genome:
atacattgtcttatttacggattccaacagcactatccattatacattgtcttatttacggattccaacagcactatccattgtacattgtcttatttacggattccaacagcactatccattgtacattgtcttatttacggattccaacagcactatccattgtacattgtcttatttacggattccaacagcactatccattgtacattgtcttatttacggattccaacagcactatccattgtacattgtcttatttacggattccaacagcactatccattgtacattgtcttatttacggattccaacagcactatccattgtacattgtcttatttacggattccaacagcactatccattgtacattgtcttatttacggattccaacagcactatccattgtacattgtcttatttacggattccacacagcactatccattgtacattgtcttatttacggattccaacagcactatccattgtacattgtcttatttacggattccaacagcactatccattgtacattgtcttatttacggattccacagcactatccattgtacattgtcttTATTTACGGATTCCAACAGCACTATCCATTGTACATGTTTTTTAGATTCCAGCAGCACTAtccattgtacattgtcttatttgcggattccaacagcactatccattgtacattgtcttatttacggattccaacagcactatccattgtacattgtcttatttacggattccaacagcactatccattgtacattgtcttatttacggattccaacagcactatccattgtacattgtcttatttacggattccaacagcactatccattatacattgtcttatttacggattccaacaacactatccattgtacattgtcttatttacggattccaacagcactatccattatacattgtcttatttacgGATTCCAGCAGTACTAtccattgtacattgtcttatttacggattccaacagcactatccattgtacattgtcttatttacggattccagcagcactatccattgtacattgtcttattaaggattccaacagcactatccattgtacattgtcttatttacggattccaacagcactatccattgtacattgtcttatttacggattccaacagcactatccattgtacattgtcttatttacgGATTCCAACAGCACTATCCATCGTACATTGTCTAATTTAGTACAAGACAAGTTTTGAAGTCCCTTTCGCTAAAACATATATtagtaaataaatttattatatGTTTTCTGGTATAGTTGATACTATGTTCAGTTTATAGTTTAATCAGCATATTCAGCACACCACAACTCTTCAACCaggttttttttggggtttgttagtttaacgtcctattaacagctagggtcatgtaaagagtgccaggtttgttggtgggggaaagtcggagtatccggagaaaaaccaccgaccagcggtcagtacctggaaactgccccacgtgggattcgaactcgcgacccagaggtggaggacttgtggtaaaatgtcaaCCAGGCAATTTAGTCCAGTCATTTTGTGGTAAAAATAGGGTTAGCCTCAAACTAATTGCAAAAGAATTTCTTTTCGTGTTTTTAATATCCGTCAGATTTCTTGTTGAACATCTAAAAAGTTTACCCGGGAAAACCGTCGCCAAGTCAGAAAGTGATTTGTTCTTCATTGTTATATATCTTGCTTTAATAGCAGCCAAATATGGGGATATGTAGACTTTTAGCAATAATAACAAAATTCTTTCGGATACAGTAACGATATTTGTATTGAATGAAACATAGGTAATTGCTCATCAAATGGAAACAATTCTACACTGCTTTGCatgaatgatgacgtcacaatagcccgataattatctcccttcataCATTTTCCAGTTTTCCTGGgatgttacagttgtacagtctaATTTTCCTGTTGGATTCTCCTACACGTTCATTCTCCACTAAATGTACAAATTCCATTATTAAGTGTCCTCTATCAATATCGGGACTTAAAAACCATGtttgtatatcatgtttgtttcacacgtaaaatatattgattgatcTTCGAAAATAATCAAGTGTTGTTCCTCTGACCAATTAAGATTTTCCTCATCATCACATTAGATATGGCTCTCGTGACGAATTTCGACTGTCCTCTTAAgctataatgtatttcataaatcaactgTGACTAAGGAAATgggtaaatgttacatttttttctatcatatcaTAGATATTATCATACGCAATGAGAATAGACAAGTATTGGCACACAAAATgcttagatattttttatataactcaTTTTATCATTGTCACAAACTATGCTGGCAGATacgttacaaacaaataaaatcatgtacacaattaatgtattattaaatgtCCACGTTCTCTTCGTGATAATGaactttaatatgtatactaACTTTTACCTTCATGACAAGGACACATCCATTAACAATTAAATGGACAGGTGCGAtctaatcttgaaaatatacatgttacgcAACGACATCAACAGATACGTTACTACTATGTACTTGATTACCTAAGATGCCACTTTCCCACAGAGATAAATTCACATCACAGTTTGAAaagtatataatactaagtGTTACAATGTTTTTGGTTTGGTCGACAAGTCACACGGTGTCATTTAAATGATGAGAGGGGTTAGTGTCGGTCAGTACGTTACCGACAGATACGTTATGGAAAAATACCCCATATCGCACAATAGTGATTGAGTTCACACACAATAGTATCGCGTTAACACACAAAAGTATTGCGTTCGCAAGTTTTGCGTTTGCGCgcaaaatgttttgtttcatgTCCTTTCCTTTGACAAAATCAAGATGAGAGGCCTTagtcacaacacaaacaacaaagACATATTTCTGCCATTAAAAGGGAAATCGTGAAAAAGGGAAATTATGAAATGTGCTCTTACTCTACAGGAACGTTGGGTTCGTACCGAAATGTAACCGGAACGTtcatatcttttcaattttcatgTAAATTCAGTTTTACACATTtctaaatgataaaaaaaatatttggaatAAAAGTCGATTTTTTgcgtaattaaaaaaataaatatcgaAGATTAACATCTTCCTTCCTTCTTAAAGCATAAAACTTTCGAGTACGTATTCTGCTTGCTTTCAAACGTTCATTAGACCCCCTACATACGATCTAAAATTGAAGCCGAGCTAGTGTTCCGGAAAGTTTTTGTTTACCTTCATGCCTTTTAAATTGGACTGCCTACTCAGATCACCCTCTGTAGATAGACTGATGCTTTGTCAGTCTGATTTTATGTGCAATGCCACAAAAACGGTGTGCTCTAGGTCTGGAAAGATTGTGTTTGATGAGGATTAGCAAATCTTTGGAGAAATACTGGTATCGACCATTTGAGGAACAGTTTGGAAACACAAGCAGACTCTTACACGTTATCGGCCCATTTGATCACATATGTAAGTAAAATCAGGTATCTTAAAATAGATACACATGTTTGCTCTAATCTAAATATCTGTAATctaaatatctacataaatcAGTGTTACAGTGAATTATCCCAGAAACATTCTAGATactatatgtttctgattatcaGAATCACTGATTCACCTGATTGCTGAGTATTGTGCAATACTTTGTGTATCATAACTTATACtgtattataatacaaaaaagTTTCTAAATTCTAAGGacaaatacatgcatgtatctagctacatacatatacatgtatgtagtaaaagcATGTGATAATTTtccactatatatatttttactttagAGCTTAGAATTAATATACTTATGTACAAATTAATATACAAGTTCCCAGATCTTCATTTATACACTGTGGTATCTCATTCATAACATGTACTGTTTAAAAAATTTATGATCAACTTCATCtcttatttatttgattatcaaCTTTATCtcttatttatttgattatcaaCTTTATCtcttatttatttgattatcaaCTTTATCTCTTATTTATTTCATCATCAACTTTATctcttatttatttcattaattatcaACTTTATCTCTTGTTTATTTGATCATCAACTTTATTTCTAAATTGATCATCTTAATTATCAACTTTATCTCTTTATTTATCTACTATCTCTTATTTTAGCGAGTGAGCTGATACAGAAAGTCATTGATGTTCTGGTGGAGTATAAGATTTTTAATCCGAAGTATCTACAGTTGATGTTCAGTAGCCATCTTATCCAGCTCGATCTATCAAAGGCCAGCATCAGACAGAACAATGTCGTGGATACCATAGGGATACGCTGTTATGTAAGTAACTTAGTCCATAGACCATCATTGTCGGTGACCCACAGCTGATTgtactacactacgctacacttatcacctATAAATGTAGTGTAGTGCAATCAACCACGGGTCACTGATGATGATAGACCATAGACCCACATCATTGTGATTGTACAAAATCATCTTTGCAGGAACTTAGAGAAGTTATTTACAAAGGGCAACCATATCTACTACGAGCTACGATAATCAAGAGGCATCTATACAAGCCAAGACAGGCTTCCTTTTGATGCAGCTTTCAGCCAAATGTTGTTCTAAATCAATCATTCCACCAAAATAAGAAGGTTTACAATATCCGAGTGTTTtagtaaattgttttaaattacaGAACTTGACAAGACTTACCCTTAAACATTGTTCTGGGTTATCAAACAAGAGtcttgtttccatggtaacatgCATGAAGAAGTTACAACATTTGAATCTGGCCAGCACCAAAAGTGACAACCAAGTGTTAGTAGCTATAGGTAAGATCCTAAAAATGACAACCGAGTGTTGGCAGCTATGATCcttattgtaatatattttttagcTTACCTGGCACAAAGAGCCAATGAGCAATGAAATGGCATAGCGTCAGTCGTCCATCTATCTGTCCGTTATCttcatcaacattttctttaaattggtactagtcatagaatttttcatgaattttatccaaatttggccagaatcGTCCTTGAGAATGGGGatcagagtttgtataaatctttgctctgaccccctggggacaggagagGCAGAgcgcaataggggaaataataTAAATGTGTTGCCAGGAATTCTTTtcgggaaggggaacagattttgttaaAATGTGTAAATCTTAGCTCTGCACCATCTTGACACATGAGGAATGGGGCTCAATAGGTGAAAACGAGATAAAtccattaaatcgctactagtcatacagttctgaattgtaaccaaaatggCCTGAGACAtatcatccttggatggattgggaacagagtttgtataaattttggtccGGTGCTAGTAGGAGTACATCTGTAGTCTTATACATCTTATTTTCAAGTAATGATCTCTCGTTTCTCTTTTGAGTTTTTTTTCACACATTTATTAGTTGTAGTTATTAACAAGTGTAATATTTACATGGTGTTTCATAACCTTTATGCCTGAACCCTTTGATTATCTGAAGTATACTGTTATACGACGTTACACACATAAACACATGACAAAGCAGGCAAGACTTAACccacaaaggcagataactctgtaaaatgcaaatacagaataaaagaAGCTATGgtttcattttgtatattttaggCTGTTTTGAATGAGCaatgtgtaatatttcttatatttatttGAGCGAATGGAGATCAATATGTGCAATATTGTGATTTGTATTAAAActatatttgatattgaaagCTTATTACAGTAATATGGTTTTGGTTGCTTATATTTTACTTAAATGAAAGttaaattttattgatttatttttcagcCAATAATTGCAGAGATTTAGTGACATTGGACGTAGCATATACGAATATCCAGACACTGCAGCCGTTGTTGTCACACGACCTAGAACCACCAATAGGAACACTGCCCTGTTCAAAGCTCCAATGTGTGGACTTTTACATGCTGATGATACCGCTACATCAAGTTGTGCAGTTTCTTACACAAAGATACAGTTTCCTTACAGATTTCATCTTTGACAATATTGTAGAAACTATCGATAATTTTAGTCAAAGTGAAATAGCCAGCTCTTTGAGAGATCTTGGCATCCAAAACAGTTCAGGAGTTGACTTGCAAGAAACTTTTAGTAAGTTTGAtgcaaaacatttgaaaattcGTACCCTAAACTGTGATATGAGTCACTGTAGCGCGACCAATCTGCATTGTCTTTATACCACTGTGTTGATGTGTCCCAACGTTACCTCGGTAATGCTCACCAATGTCAGTGATTACCGCCAGCTTCTACCTTTACAGAACTTATCTAACCTTTGTAAACTTTCAGTCAATCTTTGCCAAGAGGGTGATGCTG
This genomic interval carries:
- the LOC138305170 gene encoding uncharacterized protein isoform X2 yields the protein MPQKRCALGLERLCLMRISKSLEKYWYRPFEEQFGNTSRLLHVIGPFDHISSELIQKVIDVLVEYKIFNPKYLQLMFSSHLIQLDLSKASIRQNNVVDTIGIRCYAYTMKILWILRDYLRQCADTEV
- the LOC138305170 gene encoding uncharacterized protein isoform X3 — protein: MPQKRCALGLERLCLMRISKSLEKYWYRPFEEQFGNTSRLLHVIGPFDHISSELIQKVIDVLVEYKIFNPKYLQLMFSSHLIQLDLSKASIRQNNVVDTIGIRCYPIIAEI
- the LOC138305170 gene encoding uncharacterized protein isoform X1, with product MPQKRCALGLERLCLMRISKSLEKYWYRPFEEQFGNTSRLLHVIGPFDHISSELIQKVIDVLVEYKIFNPKYLQLMFSSHLIQLDLSKASIRQNNVVDTIGIRCYNLTRLTLKHCSGLSNKSLVSMVTCMKKLQHLNLASTKSDNQVLVAIANNCRDLVTLDVAYTNIQTLQPLLSHDLEPPIGTLPCSKLQCVDFYMLMIPLHQVVQFLTQRYSFLTDFIFDNIVETIDNFSQSEIASSLRDLGIQNSSGVDLQETFSKFDAKHLKIRTLNCDMSHCSATNLHCLYTTVLMCPNVTSVMLTNVSDYRQLLPLQNLSNLCKLSVNLCQEGDADGLLPYDSGIKPVLEKQGNRIISLQLYGFPVVDILSIADLCQNIKRIELPYTKLAPLGELGCMDKPHFRMLQEFLHQSFEDEEMDRDEVVSPLSFILEKASALRYLKLEDCAELDDSVITKVTEGHSFLSLEVLNLTRCNSITSDSIANLLLADNNLKEVILNNCWQIHNADFRRYKQLIKQNNFDVDLFWV